In Leptospira sp. WS58.C1, a single genomic region encodes these proteins:
- a CDS encoding patatin-like phospholipase family protein, translated as MSSYFSPGDSEQSGMTVGLPKAKKGARALVVAGGGMKGSFAGGALYAINQAVPATYFDLILGVSSGSCAAAYYTTGYETDHADGLKILDIWRKELTGNQLISLLNPFRGKTILDQEYLIDYLFGTKYRLPSEYLEKKETSPFYVVVTNLAKARAEYVKATASNVLNLLKAATSLPIATRGKWKLGGQYYGDGGISDPIPVESVIQAGYKDITVVLNSPEDEFSDPIPGFQGWLSYPSNKKLSHMITKVHHTMYNRAVRIIHSPPKGVKIRVISPEESELSMVTTSSKLLNRSVTKGMEAGQRLVSNMIAEISGLKNKSRLLRKLFLPTIRPEEGKS; from the coding sequence ATGAGTTCGTATTTTTCTCCCGGAGATTCGGAACAATCCGGAATGACCGTCGGTCTGCCCAAGGCGAAAAAAGGCGCGAGGGCATTGGTAGTCGCAGGCGGAGGAATGAAAGGTTCCTTTGCAGGCGGAGCCTTATATGCGATCAACCAGGCGGTTCCAGCCACATACTTCGATCTAATTTTAGGAGTTTCTTCCGGTTCCTGTGCCGCAGCTTATTATACGACCGGTTACGAAACCGATCATGCGGATGGACTAAAGATCCTGGACATCTGGAGAAAAGAACTCACCGGCAACCAGTTGATCTCTCTTTTAAATCCTTTCCGAGGCAAAACCATTCTAGATCAAGAATATCTAATAGACTATTTGTTCGGAACTAAATATAGACTTCCTTCCGAATATTTAGAGAAGAAGGAGACTTCTCCTTTTTATGTGGTGGTCACAAATCTTGCAAAGGCAAGGGCGGAATATGTGAAGGCGACCGCTTCCAATGTTTTAAATTTATTGAAAGCAGCCACGTCTTTACCGATCGCCACCAGGGGAAAATGGAAATTGGGCGGTCAGTATTATGGGGACGGAGGTATTTCCGATCCGATCCCTGTGGAGTCCGTCATACAAGCCGGCTATAAAGATATTACGGTTGTCTTAAATAGTCCCGAGGATGAATTTTCGGATCCGATCCCGGGGTTCCAAGGTTGGCTTTCCTATCCTTCCAATAAAAAACTTTCTCACATGATCACCAAGGTGCATCATACAATGTACAATCGTGCGGTCCGCATCATCCATTCTCCTCCAAAAGGTGTAAAAATCAGAGTGATCTCTCCGGAAGAATCGGAATTAAGTATGGTCACTACGAGTTCCAAACTTTTGAATCGTTCCGTTACCAAGGGTATGGAAGCGGGACAAAGATTGGTTTCGAATATGATTGCGGAAATTTCCGGACTTAAAAACAAATCGAGACTTTTAAGAAAACTTTTCCTTCCTACGATCCGACCGGAAGAAGGAAAAAGTTAA